ttaactacaatttgtctagaatttaatataagcattttaaaatgatcttcctatgctgtacTGCAGGATCAGTATGGCGCTTCGCTAAGGCCAAGGTCTGTTATTGCTTATGGGAATAAACTTATAGCATTATAATGTATACACTCTAAGCCTGACTTACTCAAACATGTGTCGAATATAAATCATTTTCGTTTAAAAAAGTACAACCCCAACATTCGAGAAAAAGATTCTATTCACTTCAATAAAACGATAATAGCAAAAAATAAGGGAACCATTTGCTGTAAAATGCACTCAGATAGATAGATTAACTTGTTTCCCACAATCGTATCAAAAAAAGGACGATCCTtcctaattttcatgaaatcatTGTTTTGCGGATATAGTAGTTTTGCTCAAATTTTAAGTTATtcaatttcttatgaaaattagTCAGATTCGACGCAATGATAAAAAAGTCAAGCTTAGTCAACAAAAGTATGAGCTATTCTTCTGATAGTGATATGTTTTAGGTTTATTTTAAATGGATTTCGTAACatataaaaaacactttttagTTTTTAGTCAAATAAAGAAACATGCAATTTTCAAGTACAagaaaaatcaatccaaattaaaGTAACACAGAAACAAGGACAAAATGAATAACTGAAAATGTCACATAAAATGAGACTAATTAACTTATGATCAACGAAAATTTTAAATCaagcaaatcaaaaccaaagttACGTACAGCTGGAGAAAATGGTAAACTTTAATTCCATAGAAACAGATGGCTGTGTAGATCGTCTAGTCGAGAAAGAACATCAAGCAATAGTTCCCGAGTACGCTAGGAAGAGACTGGGGTCGGGTGGTATGGGAGCACTAGATTTCAGTTTCTTTGGGCAGAAGCGAATCTTTGGTAGGGGATGACGTGTTCGGATTGGACGTCCCCGAAGAAGACGGGCTGTCGTGTTTGAAAATTCCCGTAAACGAACTCATCAGCTTCTTTGACTTGGGttttttgtctttgtctttATCAAGAGCTGTTGCTGATCTAAGAGGGTGAACGATTTCTGATGGAGTGGTGGGATGAATCGGGTCCACGTGTGGTTTATGAACTCTTTCGGGTAGGTTAGGAATAATAGAAACTGTTTCGATGATCGGTTTAACGGGATTTGGAACCGGAGGAGCTTTTCGCTTTCCATGGGAAAGCGGCTTCTTATGAGCAAGTTCATCCATGTGACTGCTGCCGTCGGACAGAGCTAAGGATGATGTGGATGATGTTAGATTTGAGAAAGAAATGCTCAACTTATTCGAAGACTCTTCTatagattttgaattttcagtTGAGTCAGGATCAGATTTGCTCTCAGTAAATTGTTCAATGGGTTCTTTGTTACAAGTTATATCATCTTCCGAAATAAAAAGTCGTTCTTTCAGGAATGTAGGAAGGTCGGCATGTGTTTCGTCGTCAGTGGGTGGCTTAAGTTTTTCTGTTTGATTGTCGGGCAGAACATTATCTTGCAAAATGCAAACTACCGATGGAATAGTAACGACTTCACCAGGTACTTCACCTTCCCCAGGTATTTTACTATCATTATTATCAATTGGGATCGTGTCGTGGATCTTCGCTATTGAATCAGTTGGAACATTTTTCGAGTCCACATTAGTATCAGCTGCAGTATCGTCAGCTTCGTCATTTTCGTTTTCAACATCAGGAACAACCTCTAGGAACTCATCCTCACTAGAGACTGACACAGTGTCGCGGAACATATCTtctgagaaacttttttccgaTTGTTCTATTTCAGGTACGGAATTCAAATTTAGTTCCTCGTTATGATTATTATTGGGCACGTCGAGACTTGTAACCGAGCTTACATCTGATTGAATTTGCATTTCATTTGTAATTGAATCTCTAAGAAGAGCTATGTCTTCATGTCTTGTTTCCTCGGTCGGAGTTGATCTGATTTCATTAGAACTGCCCTGTTTTTGTGACTCCATCCATTGAAGAAAAAGCTCATATTTCTGTTCTACTTCCGGtggaataaaatttggaaaTGAAGGAACTGAGGTAGAATGTGTTGTGTAAATTGGATGACTGTAAGTATCGGATGGAAAACTAGCCTGAGTTATCGCTGGAAGGGGACTTGGAGGGATTTCAAATAGTGTGGCGGAAGGGGAATTCAACTGAGAACCATTGCCATAGTATCGGTCTGTGTCTCTGCCATCATAGAAAACTTCATCGTCATCCttgtgaataaaaaaataagaatagtTGAAGCgtgcaatttgttttttttttcttgtctagAACATTGCAAAGATAAAGAAAAACTCGGCTGGTTTAGGCTTGACATGACTACATTTTATGAACGAACatgattttcaaacatttttataaCCTGTTGCTATCGAATTCCACGCAATTGTTTCAAGGCATCTTTTGATGGTGTTCATTGGCCGTTATTCTCGTACAAGGCATACAACtaaagaaaatgtaaatcgttaTTTAACGATTCATTAAACCCAATATGGATCAATATCAAGCCAAAACCTTTGTGACTGAGATAATTTGTTTGTTTCTGTCATGAATCAAAATTGAACTTACCTCTCGTGTTTTAGATTTCACACGTGGTCTAACGGTATTGCTCATCGAAGCCGTTCGACTCAATCCGGGCTCGGCACTCGAATATCCTGAACTGATATCGTCTGAGGATCGAATGTAACTAAAACAAATAATGCTTAATCAATATCAATTCGTTACAGGCTTCGGCCGAGGAGAACCTACTTATATGGCGGTGGTGGATTATGGTGTTGTGACCCGGCTATCTCCACCTCGGGGAAATACATTTCCACTTGGCGACCGCCGGAAGAGGATCGGGCACTTTTCGAGCGGAGCACCCTCTGGGGCCGGGTCAGATCGTCAATCTCCTCCTGGGTGCGGTGCATATCCGGTTCCGACAGGTCGCTCAGGCTATAGCTTTTGCGCAGGGTTTGCACCAACCCGCCACCACCCTTCGGACACGATGCGAGATGATCAAATGAATTTCGCAACGCAATGGGTAAGAAAAAGAATAGACACAAATGAAAAGAGGTAGGAACTTATGGCTCAACACACGGTAGTTTGAAGGATAGGGGAGGTTTTGAATAATAGTCACCAATGAATGAAGAAATGACATCCTTTTAACTTGAATTGGATAATTTGTAGCAGGCATGAATTTTGAAAGAACGGAACAGGTATAGATATTGATGAAtctgataaaaacaaaaaaaaggtgCATACATACCGTGAAAATTAGAAGAAATCAATATGATTAGAACATGTTACACAAACCAAATTATATGTGATAATATTTATTCGACCATGAAGCACTATCAAGGAAAACTGCAGAAGCATTTTGCTCGTGTAGAAAACTGCAGAAGCATTTTGCTCGTGTATTACCTTTAGAAGTAAGCACCGTGCCTTTCTCGTCAAATAAACTTTAAAGTATTTTACGACTATTGCATCTGATTTATGTCTGTTTTACGTCTGACGTATAGACGTAAGAGCTTACTTTACTGAAGGATTCATGACTATTCACTGAAAGTTCTGCTAGTAAACTGTATTCGTCCTCGATGCCCAGAATTAATCTTCAAATTTTAATATCAATATCAGGATTCTTCTAAGCTTCATCAATTGCGAGAATTTTATTCAGGATGCGGATCCGGGAGTTTAGTTCTGTTTGGTGCGGTCGGAAAGTAAATCAATTAGTGTGCGATTGAGCGTGTTTCGTATCGGACAGCTCTGTTGTATGCGGTCGGAAAGTAAATCAATTAGTTTCGTGTCGGACGCGTATCCGGGAGAttggttctgctttgtgcagTCGGTAAATAAATCAGTTAGTGTACGATTGAGTATGTTTCGAGAACGCGTTTTACTCGTGTTTTATATCGAACGCAAAACGTTCGAGCGATCATTGAAATCTTTAGttgtgctttgtgcgggtgatgAAATTACTTTTACATAGCTtggtcaaaataattatttagtcgcttaccaaggcgtcATCCTATAGATAATTTTCTCATCTAACCAATTATCCCTTTActgtagcgctcacggagatgcagggAATTCcccggtctcttgtagcaatgagtgtcaagCTATCTTCCCTCCCCTAATcccaaattgactgtaaggacgtggcgGTCTTGAATTATTCAAACTCCAaatcatgtacagtgagaaaGGATTTCTAATCCCTAGAAGGTTcgattggtgagctgtgcatcttcgttgtttctcggccaatcgtgactagcaactacgatgcgtacagttaatcaagctaagctttCACTGAGAAATTCTACtgattttcattgattttttttgagtTTCCTAGATAAATCCTTCTGAATATTCGAAATTTCTCATAGTTCACCTGGTCATAATTATATTAGAATACTACTGACCTTCGctgtaatttttttctgcattctttgaaatttttccagaatttcataaaaacatttttttttctaaaaaaaagaaCATAATTTCGCAagtaaattcttctgaatttcattgaaaaaaatcttaatagCTTCCTAaggaataaaaataagtattcttTCTGCTTTTTCAAATCTGATTTAACCCAACGAGCACTATCAGTTTTAAACGATGGGACATATCCCAGCTATATTGTAATATCTTCTGGTGTCCCCCAGGATTCAATTCTGGGGCCAATTATTTTCTCGATGTATATTATTGATCTTCCAGAGGTCCTAAAATATTGTAAACTAGCAggcccgacgaactttgtttcgcctaaaattaatttattctctgattagttcttgagttatgcagaaatttgtgtttcatttgtatgggagccctcctttccaaagaggggaggggtctctaaccatgttaagaacctttcccggcccTAAAAACCTACGCATACAAATTGCCACGtcaatcggttcagtagttcccgagtctataagggtcagacagacagaaattcatttttatgtatattagagtggggcgtcatggtcattttttcaaatcaatggtttttcgaagccattttgggtcctgaacaactgtgcagaatttgggaccgattggttgcttcctcgctttccgcatcgcgtttgaagtttgtatggaaattagtatgggagaacgtatatttttgcatttctactactagaggattcagttcatcataaa
The nucleotide sequence above comes from Armigeres subalbatus isolate Guangzhou_Male chromosome 3, GZ_Asu_2, whole genome shotgun sequence. Encoded proteins:
- the LOC134224000 gene encoding uncharacterized protein DDB_G0284459-like isoform X2 — encoded protein: MSQRQYYDNNVSSLINKFEVRKYSKNSGMAAPDVDKNVYIRRRIPSAAIGPERHVYLNDSAVYYDSVESVPVNARIRPRYSYNESLSSLNESDYDGGAYDSTVEEYQDEPVTISKEQVATSLSRFGAILQMLSKIPFPRMSVTGMGLCSLVAIFICPRTLGSNILFPGFRLLFGTLYPAYASYKAVRTKNVKEYVKWMMYWIVFAFFTCIETFTDILLSWFPFYYEIKVIIVLWLLSPATRGSSTLYRKFVHPMLTRREQEIDDYINQAKEKGYTAVLQLGSKGVNYATNVIMQTAIKGGGGLVQTLRKSYSLSDLSEPDMHRTQEEIDDLTRPQRVLRSKSARSSSGGRQVEMYFPEVEIAGSQHHNPPPPYNYIRSSDDISSGYSSAEPGLSRTASMSNTVRPRVKSKTREDDDEVFYDGRDTDRYYGNGSQLNSPSATLFEIPPSPLPAITQASFPSDTYSHPIYTTHSTSVPSFPNFIPPEVEQKYELFLQWMESQKQGSSNEIRSTPTEETRHEDIALLRDSITNEMQIQSDVSSVTSLDVPNNNHNEELNLNSVPEIEQSEKSFSEDMFRDTVSVSSEDEFLEVVPDVENENDEADDTAADTNVDSKNVPTDSIAKIHDTIPIDNNDSKIPGEGEVPGEVVTIPSVVCILQDNVLPDNQTEKLKPPTDDETHADLPTFLKERLFISEDDITCNKEPIEQFTESKSDPDSTENSKSIEESSNKLSISFSNLTSSTSSLALSDGSSHMDELAHKKPLSHGKRKAPPVPNPVKPIIETVSIIPNLPERVHKPHVDPIHPTTPSEIVHPLRSATALDKDKDKKPKSKKLMSSFTGIFKHDSPSSSGTSNPNTSSPTKDSLLPKETEI
- the LOC134224000 gene encoding uncharacterized protein DDB_G0284459-like isoform X5; translated protein: MKMISAIVSRVVILLFGTLYPAYASYKAVRTKNVKEYVKWMMYWIVFAFFTCIETFTDILLSWFPFYYEIKVIIVLWLLSPATRGSSTLYRKFVHPMLTRREQEIDDYINQAKEKGYTAVLQLGSKGVNYATNVIMQTAIKGGGGLVQTLRKSYSLSDLSEPDMHRTQEEIDDLTRPQRVLRSKSARSSSGGRQVEMYFPEVEIAGSQHHNPPPPYNYIRSSDDISSGYSSAEPGLSRTASMSNTVRPRVKSKTREDDDEVFYDGRDTDRYYGNGSQLNSPSATLFEIPPSPLPAITQASFPSDTYSHPIYTTHSTSVPSFPNFIPPEVEQKYELFLQWMESQKQGSSNEIRSTPTEETRHEDIALLRDSITNEMQIQSDVSSVTSLDVPNNNHNEELNLNSVPEIEQSEKSFSEDMFRDTVSVSSEDEFLEVVPDVENENDEADDTAADTNVDSKNVPTDSIAKIHDTIPIDNNDSKIPGEGEVPGEVVTIPSVVCILQDNVLPDNQTEKLKPPTDDETHADLPTFLKERLFISEDDITCNKEPIEQFTESKSDPDSTENSKSIEESSNKLSISFSNLTSSTSSLALSDGSSHMDELAHKKPLSHGKRKAPPVPNPVKPIIETVSIIPNLPERVHKPHVDPIHPTTPSEIVHPLRSATALDKDKDKKPKSKKLMSSFTGIFKHDSPSSSGTSNPNTSSPTKDSLLPKETEI
- the LOC134224000 gene encoding uncharacterized protein DDB_G0284459-like isoform X3, with the protein product MFEFGMAAPDVDKNVYIRRRIPSAAIGPERHVYLNDSAVYYDSVESVPVNARIRPRYSYNESLSSLNESDYDGGAYDSTVEEYQDEPVTISKEQVATSLSRFGAILQMLSKIPFPRMSVTGMGLCSLVAIFICPRTLGSNILFPGFRLLFGTLYPAYASYKAVRTKNVKEYVKWMMYWIVFAFFTCIETFTDILLSWFPFYYEIKVIIVLWLLSPATRGSSTLYRKFVHPMLTRREQEIDDYINQAKEKGYTAVLQLGSKGVNYATNVIMQTAIKGGGGLVQTLRKSYSLSDLSEPDMHRTQEEIDDLTRPQRVLRSKSARSSSGGRQVEMYFPEVEIAGSQHHNPPPPYNYIRSSDDISSGYSSAEPGLSRTASMSNTVRPRVKSKTREDDDEVFYDGRDTDRYYGNGSQLNSPSATLFEIPPSPLPAITQASFPSDTYSHPIYTTHSTSVPSFPNFIPPEVEQKYELFLQWMESQKQGSSNEIRSTPTEETRHEDIALLRDSITNEMQIQSDVSSVTSLDVPNNNHNEELNLNSVPEIEQSEKSFSEDMFRDTVSVSSEDEFLEVVPDVENENDEADDTAADTNVDSKNVPTDSIAKIHDTIPIDNNDSKIPGEGEVPGEVVTIPSVVCILQDNVLPDNQTEKLKPPTDDETHADLPTFLKERLFISEDDITCNKEPIEQFTESKSDPDSTENSKSIEESSNKLSISFSNLTSSTSSLALSDGSSHMDELAHKKPLSHGKRKAPPVPNPVKPIIETVSIIPNLPERVHKPHVDPIHPTTPSEIVHPLRSATALDKDKDKKPKSKKLMSSFTGIFKHDSPSSSGTSNPNTSSPTKDSLLPKETEI
- the LOC134224000 gene encoding uncharacterized protein DDB_G0284459-like isoform X4, giving the protein MIGMAAPDVDKNVYIRRRIPSAAIGPERHVYLNDSAVYYDSVESVPVNARIRPRYSYNESLSSLNESDYDGGAYDSTVEEYQDEPVTISKEQVATSLSRFGAILQMLSKIPFPRMSVTGMGLCSLVAIFICPRTLGSNILFPGFRLLFGTLYPAYASYKAVRTKNVKEYVKWMMYWIVFAFFTCIETFTDILLSWFPFYYEIKVIIVLWLLSPATRGSSTLYRKFVHPMLTRREQEIDDYINQAKEKGYTAVLQLGSKGVNYATNVIMQTAIKGGGGLVQTLRKSYSLSDLSEPDMHRTQEEIDDLTRPQRVLRSKSARSSSGGRQVEMYFPEVEIAGSQHHNPPPPYNYIRSSDDISSGYSSAEPGLSRTASMSNTVRPRVKSKTREDDDEVFYDGRDTDRYYGNGSQLNSPSATLFEIPPSPLPAITQASFPSDTYSHPIYTTHSTSVPSFPNFIPPEVEQKYELFLQWMESQKQGSSNEIRSTPTEETRHEDIALLRDSITNEMQIQSDVSSVTSLDVPNNNHNEELNLNSVPEIEQSEKSFSEDMFRDTVSVSSEDEFLEVVPDVENENDEADDTAADTNVDSKNVPTDSIAKIHDTIPIDNNDSKIPGEGEVPGEVVTIPSVVCILQDNVLPDNQTEKLKPPTDDETHADLPTFLKERLFISEDDITCNKEPIEQFTESKSDPDSTENSKSIEESSNKLSISFSNLTSSTSSLALSDGSSHMDELAHKKPLSHGKRKAPPVPNPVKPIIETVSIIPNLPERVHKPHVDPIHPTTPSEIVHPLRSATALDKDKDKKPKSKKLMSSFTGIFKHDSPSSSGTSNPNTSSPTKDSLLPKETEI
- the LOC134224000 gene encoding uncharacterized protein DDB_G0284459-like isoform X1, which translates into the protein MAAPDVDKNVYIRRRIPSAAIGPERHVYLNDSAVYYDSVESVPVNARIRPRYSYNESLSSLNESDYDGGAYDSTVEEYQDEPVTISKEQVATSLSRFGAILQMLSKIPFPRMSVTGMGLCSLVAIFICPRTLGSNILFPGFRLLFGTLYPAYASYKAVRTKNVKEYVKWMMYWIVFAFFTCIETFTDILLSWFPFYYEIKVIIVLWLLSPATRGSSTLYRKFVHPMLTRREQEIDDYINQAKEKGYTAVLQLGSKGVNYATNVIMQTAIKGGGGLVQTLRKSYSLSDLSEPDMHRTQEEIDDLTRPQRVLRSKSARSSSGGRQVEMYFPEVEIAGSQHHNPPPPYNYIRSSDDISSGYSSAEPGLSRTASMSNTVRPRVKSKTREDDDEVFYDGRDTDRYYGNGSQLNSPSATLFEIPPSPLPAITQASFPSDTYSHPIYTTHSTSVPSFPNFIPPEVEQKYELFLQWMESQKQGSSNEIRSTPTEETRHEDIALLRDSITNEMQIQSDVSSVTSLDVPNNNHNEELNLNSVPEIEQSEKSFSEDMFRDTVSVSSEDEFLEVVPDVENENDEADDTAADTNVDSKNVPTDSIAKIHDTIPIDNNDSKIPGEGEVPGEVVTIPSVVCILQDNVLPDNQTEKLKPPTDDETHADLPTFLKERLFISEDDITCNKEPIEQFTESKSDPDSTENSKSIEESSNKLSISFSNLTSSTSSLALSDGSSHMDELAHKKPLSHGKRKAPPVPNPVKPIIETVSIIPNLPERVHKPHVDPIHPTTPSEIVHPLRSATALDKDKDKKPKSKKLMSSFTGIFKHDSPSSSGTSNPNTSSPTKDSLLPKETEI